A region from the Polaribacter sp. Hel1_33_78 genome encodes:
- a CDS encoding GNAT family N-acetyltransferase: MKIKKVRTNSKNEDFIKLVKKLDAYLKTTDGDEHDFYNQFNHIDVLKDIVVIYFNDIAVGCGAIKKFDDTSVELKRMFVSSENRGSGIAQKILQELETWAKELGYQECILETGVRQVGAVKFYKKCNYKIIPNYGQYKNMENSICFKKRL; encoded by the coding sequence ATGAAAATAAAAAAAGTAAGAACAAATTCTAAAAATGAAGATTTCATTAAATTAGTAAAAAAATTAGATGCATATCTAAAAACTACTGATGGAGATGAACATGATTTTTACAATCAGTTTAATCATATTGATGTTTTAAAAGATATTGTGGTAATTTATTTTAATGACATCGCAGTAGGTTGCGGAGCCATTAAAAAATTTGATGATACTTCTGTTGAATTAAAAAGAATGTTTGTTTCATCAGAAAATAGAGGTTCGGGTATTGCACAAAAAATACTTCAAGAATTAGAAACGTGGGCAAAAGAATTAGGATATCAAGAATGTATTTTAGAAACAGGAGTAAGACAGGTAGGTGCTGTGAAGTTTTATAAAAAGTGTAATTATAAAATCATTCCAAATTATGGGCAATATAAAAATATGGAAAATAGCATTTGTTTTAAAAAACGACTATAA
- the dinB gene encoding DNA polymerase IV codes for MDLEPPFRKIIHVDMDAYYASVAQLDNPELKGKAIAVGGGGIRGVISAASYEARKCGVKSAMSGVLAKQKCPNLIFVKTDFERYKEISAKIRQIFYEYTDLVEPLSLDEAYLDVTENKKGNPSANAIAREIRQRIFEETGLRASAGISINKFIAKVASDINKPNGQKTVHPEEVIPFLEALAVNKFYGVGKVTAAKMYNLGIFVGNDLKKKSLEELVKLFGKAGTHYYNIVRGIHNSRVKPNRIRKSIAAERTFNENISSEIFMLERLEIIAEELERRMKKSDTKGKTITLKIKYSDFTQQTRSKTKASFMQTKKEFLPVVKELLYQEKLKNSVRLLGISFGNLNTIKKDPVWVQLQFEF; via the coding sequence ATGGATTTAGAACCTCCTTTTCGAAAAATTATTCATGTAGATATGGATGCATATTATGCATCTGTAGCACAATTGGATAACCCTGAATTAAAGGGGAAAGCAATTGCGGTTGGGGGAGGAGGAATCAGAGGTGTCATTTCTGCTGCGAGTTACGAAGCAAGAAAATGCGGTGTAAAATCGGCCATGAGTGGTGTTTTAGCAAAACAAAAATGTCCAAATTTAATTTTTGTAAAAACAGATTTTGAACGTTATAAAGAAATCTCCGCCAAAATCCGACAAATTTTTTACGAATATACAGACTTGGTTGAGCCGCTTTCTTTAGACGAAGCGTATCTAGATGTTACCGAAAACAAGAAAGGAAATCCGTCTGCGAATGCAATTGCACGAGAAATTAGACAGCGTATTTTTGAAGAAACAGGTTTGCGAGCTTCTGCCGGAATTTCAATTAATAAATTTATTGCTAAAGTAGCTTCAGATATCAATAAACCAAATGGACAGAAAACGGTTCATCCCGAGGAGGTTATTCCTTTTTTAGAAGCGTTAGCGGTCAATAAATTTTATGGAGTTGGTAAAGTGACAGCTGCAAAAATGTATAATTTAGGAATTTTTGTGGGAAATGATTTAAAGAAAAAATCATTAGAAGAGTTGGTGAAACTTTTTGGTAAAGCGGGAACTCATTATTATAATATTGTTCGCGGAATTCATAACAGCCGAGTAAAACCAAATAGAATTCGTAAATCCATAGCAGCTGAAAGGACTTTTAATGAGAATATTTCTTCAGAAATATTTATGTTAGAAAGACTGGAGATTATTGCAGAGGAACTCGAAAGACGAATGAAAAAATCAGACACAAAAGGGAAAACGATTACTCTAAAGATTAAGTATTCTGATTTTACACAACAAACAAGAAGTAAAACGAAAGCATCTTTTATGCAGACTAAAAAGGAATTTTTGCCAGTTGTAAAAGAATTATTATATCAAGAAAAATTAAAGAATTCAGTTCGTTTATTAGGAATTTCTTTCGGAAATTTAAACACCATAAAAAAAGATCCGGTTTGGGTGCAATTACAGTTTGAATTTTAA